GCAGTTTTGGGAAGTTCGGAAAAATTTAAAATTTTTGAATTGATAAAAGAATTTGATAAGGAAAATGTTTCGTGCATTTATGTAAATCCAACAGAAAATTTAAATGAATTTAATTCAGCACATTCTTCAGAAGGAGATGATAGAACTCGCGCATATTTCAAAATTCAAGACGGTTGCGATTATAAATGTACATTTTGTACAATTCCTTTAGCTCGCGGAGAAAGTAGAAGTTTAAATTCAGATTTAGCTATAAAGCAAATCTCAGATTTGGTGAATCAAGGTTATAAAGAAATAATTTTAACGGGTGTAAATGTTGGTGATTATGGAAAAAATATTCAAGAAAATTTTTATTCTTTGCTTCAAAAATTTGTAAATGTTGAAGGTGATTTCAGAATACGCATAAGCTCAATTGAGCCAAATTTATTATCAGATGAAATTATAAATCTTGCTGCAGAAAATCCAAAAATATGTAATCACTTTCATATTCCTTTGCAAAGCGGAAGTGATAAAATTCTAAAACTTATGCAGAGAAGATATAACACAACTTTTTATAAAAATGTAATTGAAAAAGTTGTAAATAAAATTCCGGATGTTGGAATTGGAATTGATATAATAATAGGATTTCCCGGTGAAACCGAAAAAGATTTTTTGGATACTTATAATTTTTTAAATGAACTTCCGGCTTCATATTTACATGTTTTTACATATTCAGAAAGACCAAATACTAAAGCAATTTTGATGAATGAAAAAATTTCTCATGAAGAAAAAAAACGTAGAAGCAGTATGCTGAGAATTTTAAGTGAAAAGAAAAAAAATATTTTTTACCGAAAAATGATAGGAAAAAATTTGCATGTACTTTTTGAAGAAACAGAAAAAGAAAATCATCTTTATGGTTTTACATCTAATTATGTAAAAGTTAAATATCCCTTTGAAACTGACTTGGCAAATACTTTCAAATTTGTTAACATTAAAAGTGTTAATGATAATATTTGTTTAGTAGAAAATTTTTCCAAAGAATCAAAACCGGTAGAAATTTTATTATGAAAAAATTACAATTGTTGATTTTATTATTCGTATTTACTCCACATTTTGTTGCACAAAATGAATCTTTATTAAATTTGAAAAGTAATCTTTTGGTGAATTACGAAATTAATTCATCATTAATGTTTCAAGATAATTTTGAAAAGAAAAGTGCCGCTTTAGCAGTTTTATATTCTGTTCTGCTTCCGGGAATGGGAGAATTATATGCCGGGAATTATTCAACTGGTAAATATTTTACAATTGCTGATGGGGTAATTTGGGGATTCTTTAGTGGATTTACAATTTACGGAAATAATAAAGAAAGTGATTATAAATCATTTGCAAAAAGTTATGGCAGTGTAAATTTAAGCGGTAAAGACGAAGAATATTTTGCGAATATAAGTTTATACGAAAACATTGAAGATTTTAATACCGAGCAAGAGTTAAACAGAGAATTTGATGCTGTATATAATGTTAATACACATTTCTGGGATTGGCAAAATTCTACACAAAGAAAAGTATATAGAGATTTATGGTCATCAAGCGAAACTGCTTATAGAAATGTTAGGTTTGCGGTTGGAGCATTAATCCTAAATAGAGTAGTTAGCGCAATTTTCGCTGTTAAAGCAGTAAACAATTATAACAAGCAGCAAAGTAATCAACTTTCATGGCGAGTTAACTTTGAATTTCAAAATCAACCGAATTTGACAAATAACTTTAAAATGAATTTTCAGCATTCATTTTAATTTTACAAAATCCCAATTGTGAATACAAAAGCTTTGTCGTTATAATCGTTAAATGTAATAATGTATTCAAAGTTTATAAAAAGTTGAACATTATAAGTATGTAAAACTCTAATTCCAGTTTTAAATCCTAATTCAATTCCATGAGAGTCTAATTCTTTATTCTGATAAATTCCAAATTCATCATAATTATCAAAATAATCATGTTGTACCCAATGAAATCCAAGTGAAGTTCCAACATAAGGACAAATATCCGTCGGCGAAAATAAATAATTACCGTAAATATTCATTGCAAAACCGTTTCGTGCACCAGCCATTAATCCAACAGCATAGTTTTCAATTTCATGATCAAAATAAGCATTTAGTGAAAAAACTTTTATTTCGTTATCATGTCCACTTGTTGGAAAAAGATATCCGAAATCTACACCAAAATTGTAACGTGAATTTCTCCTTAAAACTTCTTCAGATTCTTTAGCAACTATGTTTCCAATCTGCACATTTTCTTTAAACGAATTTTTGTTAGCAACACTAATTGCAACTCTTTTCATAACTGTTTCAAGATCGCCAATATTTGAAGAAGTTGCTTGTTCAATAAGGATTTTCTTCGCTGATTTTACATCAATTAAAATATATTGAACAATAACTTTGTCGCCCAAGGAATTTAATTTACAGATTAGAGATTCATCTGAATTTAATTTTGATCCTAATTCAATTGCGCATTCCTCTTCTGTACATTCACCTTCGGAAACAATTTCATATGTTTTTTTCTCTGAGATAATTTCAACATTTGAAAATTTACTTAACTCTAACCTTAAAATTGCTTCGGCAGTTTTGGATGTTGAATATTCAATTCCATTGGATACAATTGGCAAAACAACAATTTTACTTTGAGTGATATTTTGTGCGTAATTTGGAATGAATAAAAACAACAAAATTAAAAACAATAAATTTTTCATTTTAAAATTCCCCAAAATTACCAAATCAAATTACGTTGATAAAAATTATGTAACAATAAAAATTATATGTAAATATTTTTGACCATTAACATATTTAATTAGATGTAATTATTGAATTATCATTTATTTTTATTTGTTCTGTTGTTTTATTTTCAAGAAATACATTTCCAATTAATTTTACATTTTTTCCGAAAGAATAATTTCCATTAATAACTAATTTTTCGCAATTTACTAAAGAAAGTGGAAATGGAATTTTTTCATCTAAATCATCAACAAGTTTATAATTTTTTGAATCTAATCTTACAAACAAAGGCTGCAATTTTCTTTCCGGATTTATTATTACTCTAAAATTTTCAGTTAAAATATAGTTATCTGATCGAACAGCTAATAAATCATCTGTTGTTTTTACTGGTGCAAATCTTGTTCTGGGAACACAAATTGCCGAAGCATTATTAAAAACAGAAATCGCAGAACCCATTGCCGTTTCTAATTGAAATACACTTTGTGAATTTGAATTTCTCGGATCAACTGTTTTTTTATTTACAATCATTGGCAAGCCAAGGATATTATTATTTTCTTTTAAAATATTTTGCAGAGCTTTTAGGTTGATCCAAATATTATTTGTGTTAAAAAATTTATGTTTCTCAATATTTTGAAAATCGATTTCATCTGACTTTAAACACTGCGCTGATTCACGCAAAACAAATTGGTCGTTTTGGAGTTTTGCTAAATGTCCACCTTTTTTATCTGCTTCAGTTCTTTCTGTAACTTCCATTAAAAACGGAAATTTATTCTTGGCAAAATATCCTAAAATTCTCAAATCCATTACTGCGCCGAGATTATCTGAGTTCGAGATAAATGCAAATTCAAATTTATGCGATAATAATTTTTCCAACATTCCACTTGTAAAAAGTGCAGTATAGATTTCGCCATGTCCGGGCGGACACCATTCAAGATTTTCATTTTCTTTAAATTCCACAGGTTCATAATTATTAGAATTTATTTTTGGAATTTTATGTTGAAGAAAATCAAAAGGAATTTTATTATTTAATTCTGGATATTTTTTTAATACTTCCAATGATTTCTTTTCTGTATTAAAACTGTTCATCAGCACTAACGGAATTTTACTGTTAATTGTTTGCTTTACAATTATGTCTAAAAAAGTTAAATCATTTTTAATTTTAAGTAAAGATTTAGCTTCACTCAATCCCATGCTTGTTCCCAAGCCGCCGTTAAGTTTGATCATAACGGAATTTTGTAAAACTTCTTTACCAAAATTTTCAAACTCGTTATCTAATTTTTCTGAATTTTGTAAGGCATCAATTGGGAAAATTTCAGATTCGGGGAGCATTCCCGTTTCACCGCTTAATAATTGATTGTAATAAAATTCAAATGTATCAGTTACAATTTTAGGAAGATTCTCATCTTCCATTTTTTTTCTAAATTTTTCTATAGAATTTTTATGCAAAATTTCCTCCATCATTATTCGGAAATTACTTTTTTCCTTGAATATTTTATCTGCGATTTGTGTTTTTTTGATTCAATTCTTTTTTCTTTTGATAATTTTGTTGGCTTGGTTTTGTTTCTGGATTTTTCTTTTATTGCAGCTTTTTTAATAATTGCAATTAATCTTTCAATAGCATCTATTTTATTTTTTTCTTGTGTTCTAAATCGTTTTGCTTCAATAAGCAAAATTCCTTTCGAGGAAATTTTCTTACCGCCTCCTTTTATTAATCTTAACTTAACTTCTTCTGGTAAATTTTCGGAGGATTTTATATCAAACTTTAATTGAACAGCAGTTGAAACTTTATTTACATTTTGTCCACCCGGACCCGAAGATCTAATAAAAGCAAATTGTAATTCTTCTTCACTAATTTTTATGTCTGTTGTAACATCAATCAATTTAAAATCCTCTAGAAATTCAATTTAAATAAAATCAAACTGTAAAAATTTTTGACTTTTAATCTAAAATAAGATTTGCAAATTTAACTAAAAATAAAATTTAGAATTTGTCAATTATAAATAAATAGTTAAATGCAGATAAAATATAGCTTAATTGCATTTCAGACAGCCTTTAATTACTTTTAACATTCTGAAAAAATGGAGTAAAATGAATGTTAACTAGTTTAATAAGAAAGGTTTTTGGAGATAAAAATTCGCGTGCGCTTAAAGAGTTATGGCCAATCGTTGATTCTATAAAATTAGAATATGAAAAGGTTAAAGATTTATCGGAAGAGCAGCTTAAGCAGAAAACAGTTGAGTTAAAAGCAAAAATTGAAAGTGAGACTTCGGATTTAAAAAATAGAATTTCTGAATTAACTAACTCTTTAAAATCAAATGATTTTGAAGGCGATATTGAAAATACTCATATTGAATTAGAAGAATTAAATGAACAGCTTGATAATAAATATGAAGAAATTTTAAGCGCAGTTCTTCCTGAGGCTTATGCAGTTGTTAAAGCCACTTGTGCAAAATTAGTAGGTAAAACTTGGGACGCAGCCGGTTCAAAAATTACTTGGAATATGATCCCTTATGATGTACAACTTTTGGGAGGCGTTGTTTTACACCAAGGTAAAATTGCAGAAATGGCAACCGGTGAAGGTAAAACGCTTGTTGCAACACTTCCAATTTACTTAAATGCACTAACCGGAAGAGGAGTTCACATTGTAACTGTGAATGATTATTTGGCAAAACGTGATAGCGAATGGATGGGTGAAATTTTTAAATTTCACGGTTTAACGGTTGGATGTATTCTTAATACAATGGATAACGATACCAGAAAAAAAATATATGAATGTGATATTACATACGGAACAAATAATGAATTTGGTTTTGATTATTTGCGAGACAATATGGCTATTGCAAAAGAACATCTTGTTCAACGAGGTCATAATTTTGCAATTGTAGATGAAGTTGATTCAGTTCTTATAGATGAAGCAAGAACTCCGTTAATTATTTCAGGTCCGGTTGGAAATACCGAACATAAATTTGATGAAATGAAACCTAAAGTTGAAAGATTATTTAGAAAGCAAGCAGGCTTGGTAGCATCAATTGTTCAGGAAGCTGAAGATTTAATTTCAAGAGGAAGTGATAAAGAAAAAGCCGGAATAAATTTGCTTCGTGCTCACAGAGGATTTCCGAAAAATAAAAAACTTGCAAAACTTTTTAGTGAACCGGAAAATAAAAAATTAATGACAGCAACAGAATTAGAATTTCTTAGAGAAAAAGAAAAACGAATGCCGGAAATTGATGAAGAATTATATTTTGCAATTGATGAAAAAAACAATTCAATTAATCTTACCGAAAAAGGAAGAGAAGAATTAGCATACGGTTCTGCTGAAGGAAAAGAATTTTTTGTACTTCCAGATTTAGGAACCGAAATTAGCAAACTTGATAATGATGAATCGCTTAGCACTGATTTAAGACTTAAGAAAAAAGATGAACTTTACCACTTGTATAGTGAAAGAATGGATAGAATCCATACTATAAATCAACTCTTAAAGGCATATAGTTTATTTGAAAAAGATGATGAATATGTAATAACTGAAGATGGAAAAATTGCAATTGTTGATGAATTTACCGGCCGTATTTTACCCGGAAGAAGATATTCCGATGGTTTGCATCAAGCAATTGAAGCTAAAGAAAATGTAAAAGTTGAGCGTGATACTCAAACAATGGCAACAATCACACTTCAAAATTATTTTAGATTATACAAAAAATTGGCGGGAATGACCGGAACCGCAGAAACTGAAGAGGGGGAATTCCAGCAAATATATAAATTGGATGTTGTGGTAATTCCAACAAATAAACCAATTGCAAGAGATGATCAAGATGATTTTATTTATAGAACCAAACGAGAAAAACTCAATGCCGTACTTGAAAAAATAAAGGAATTAAAAGATGAAAAAAGACCTGTTCTTGTCGGTACAACAAGCGTAGAACTTTCTGAAACTATAAGCAGAATGTTAAAACGTCAGGGAATAGCTCACAATGTTCTAAATGCAAAGCAGCATAAAAGTGAAGCGGAAATTGTTGCCTTTGCTGGTCAACCTGGAGCTGTAACAATTGCAACAAATATGGCTGGTCGTGGAACAGATATAAAACTTGGCGAAGGAATTACGGAAAAAGGTGGATTATACATTTTAGGAACAGAAAGACATGAATCAAGAAGAATTGATAGGCAGTTAAGAGGAAGGTCGGGTAGACAAGGTGACCCCGGAACTTCAAAATTTTATGTTTCACTTGAAGATGATTTGATGCGATTATTCAGCAGCGATCGTGTGACAAATATTATGAGCAAAATTGGATTTGAAGAAGGTGAGGCATTAACACATCCGATGATTACAAAATCAGTTGAACGTGCTCAGAAAAAAGTGGAAGAAAACAACTTTGCTATTAGAAAAAGACTTCTTGAATATGATGATGTAATGAATCAGCAGAGAAGTGTTATTTATTCAAGACGACAAAGAGCTCTTGAAGGTGAAAGATTAAAAACCGAAATATTTGAATTATTGACCGAATATGTTGAAGTAACCGTAGACAAGTATTTTGATGATGTAAATGTTGATTCATTGAAAGCCGATTTGCTTCAGCATTTGCTCATTGAAGTAAAAATAAATCCGGAGGAATTTGAACAAAAAGGTAAAGCCGGAATTGCTGATTTAATAATGCAAACGGCAAAAGATTTTTATGCGCGAAAAGAAGAAATGATCGGCTCTGATTTAATGGCTCGATTAGAACGTTATGCAGTTTTAAGTGTTATCGATGAAAAATGGAAAGAACATTTGAGAGAAATGGACGATCTCAAAGAAGGAATTGGTCTAAGGGCTTACGGACAGAAAGATCCACTCGTTGAATATAAATCTGAAGCATATCATTTGTTTGTAAGCTTAATATCAGACATAAGAAATGAAGTTATTTCTTTCTGTTTCAAGTTTTTCCCTCAACAGCCAGATGAAGTTCAAGCTCGCAGAGCGCGTCAACTAAGGATGCAGACAGTTAAAGACAGTGTTCAAAATTTAGGTTTGCAAAATTCCGAAACAGCTAAGGAGAGCAGAAACAGAGGGAAACAACAACCAATTAAAGTTGAAGAAAAAGCCGGGAGAAACGATCCTTGCCCTTGTGGAAGTGGTAAGAAATATAAAAATTGTCATGGACGTGAATAGTGAAAAAAATTGAAGCGATTATTAGAACACATCTTTTAGAAAATGTTAAACAAGCTTTATTTGAGTTTGGAATTGGAGGCTTAACTATTTCTGAAATAAGAGGTTATGGAAGGCAAAAAGGACATAAAGAGATCTACAGAGGGAGCGAATACCAAATTGATTTTGTTCCAAAATTAAAATTAGAAATTGTAGTTAATGATAATATTTTTGAAAAAGTAATTAATACTATTATTGAAAAAGCTAAAACAGGTAAAATTGGTGATGGTAAAATATTTGTTTCGAATATAGAGGACGTAATTAGAATTAGAACCGGCGAAAGCGGACCAGAAGCACTTTAATTTTTATTTGATAAATGAATAAACTAAATAAAAAAAATATCGCTTTAATTTTCGTAACACTATTTGCAACAAGTTGTGGGTTTTGGACAAATTTCAAAACCTATTTTAATACATATTATAATGCAAATGAACTTTTCATTGAAGCTGAAACAGAGGTTTTAGAATTAAGAAAAAAACTCTTCAGTTTTGAAGAAGTAAAAGTTCCTAGTAATATTATTAAAAAGTTTGATGAAGTAATTGAGAAAACATCTGCAATAATGCAATATCACAAAGATTCAGATTATTTTGAAGATGCAATTCTAATGACCGGCAAATCATTTTATTATCAGCAAAATTATTCAAGAGCATTAAGAAAATTTGTTGAATTAGAATCAATACCAGAAAGTGAATTATCTTTAGAAAATAGTCTGTGGATTGGTAAAACCCAGCTTCAACTTAGAGAATTTAAAAAATCTTTGAACAAATTAGATGAAGTTAAATTAAAAGCACTGGAAGATGAAGATCAAATAATTTTGGAAGAAGTTTTTAAAACCAAAATTGGCTATTACTTATATGAAAAGGATTATCAAACTGCATCAAATGAAATTAAGGAATTTTTAGCAACAGAAATTTCAGATGAACTGCGTGCGGAAGTTCTTTATGAACTTGGAACATTATATGTTCTGCTTGAAGATTTTCAAGAAGCTGAAAAAGCATTAGTTCAAGTTGAAGAATATTCTCCAACACCGGAAACAGAATTTAAAAGCAGGTTTGAACTTGCTAAAATTCAAAAAGATTTTGGAAACACAGAGAAAAGTTTAGAACTTTTAAATGAATTAAGAGATGAAGGAAAATTTGCTGATAATTTGGATAAAATAGATTTAGAAATTGGTAAAATAAACTATGAAATTGGAAATATTGAGTCGGCTTTGGATAATTTTACAGAAGTTGATACAAGTTTTACTAAAACTGAAGCAGGTGGAATTGCCGGTTTTTACCGTGCAGAAATTATTGAAAATTATATTCACGATTATGACAGTTCATTGGTGCTTTATAAGAAAACAACCAGCTCTTTGGCAACTCAAGAAATAAAGGAAAAAGCAAAAAGTAAATCAATAGTTCTTGAAAAATATTTAACTTATAAAAAAGAAATTGCAAAACTTGATAGAGATTTTCAATATCTGACAAATGAAGAAAGATTTATTAAAGATTCGCTTGATTATGTTCAACTTTTACGATTAGATTCTTCAAGAACACAAAATCAAAATCAAGGAAATGTTAGAGGCGGAAATAGAAATGCAAAACAAACTACCTTAAAAATTCCAAAACCAATTAGACCAAAAATCAGCGTTGATTCAATACATGCCTTAAATAGTAAACAGTATTTTGAACTCGCAAATTTATTTTTTACTGAATTGAATTTCCCGGATTCTGCATATATCTATTATAAACTATCACTCGATGAAAAAGAGGAAAATCCAAATCAAGCTCAAACATATTATGCAATTGGAAGTTATTATCAAACAATTAATCAAAAAGCTAAAGCTGATAGTATGTTTACACTTGTGTTTGAAAAATTCCCTTTTAATAGATTAAGAAATGAAGCTGCAAAACATTTGGGTAAACCTCTCTATGATTTTGATAAAGATCCGGTTGAAGAACAATATACTATTGCCGCAGAAATGTATTACAAATCCGATTTTAAAAATGCCTTAAAGAATTTATTTAATATTTACAAGAATCATCCGAATTCTATTTATGCATCAAAATCACTTTATACAATTGGTTACATTTTGGAAAATAATTTAAATATGCCGGATTCTGCTGCATCAATTTATGATACATTAAGTACAAAATATAAAACAACAGAATATGCAAAATCAATTCAAGCAAAATTAAACGGACATAAACTTTCCAAAACAGAAAACACAAATAATGTGAAAACAAAAAAAATAAGTTCGGATACTTTAAAAACGAATCCAGTTATAATTGAAACAGAGATAGAAAATAAAACTGAAATTGATGAAGTTTTACAAATGCAAGATGAACAGAAAAATTTTGATGAAATAGAAAAAGTTAAAGTAGATGAAAAAAATATAAATTTTGACTCGAAAGGCGAAATAATAGAAAATGAAATTACAAAAAAGGATAGTATTATTGAATTAAATGAAAATGTTATTAATGATAAAAGTGAAGATAGTATTTTTGATTTAACAAAAATTCCCGTTGTTAGCAGAGATATTTACAAAAATGAAGAAGATTATTTTGTACAAGTTTCATCTTGGCAAACAGAAGAAATTGCAATTTCCGAGGTTGAAAAAATTAAATTAAAAAATTACAATTCCTTTTTTACCAAAACTTTTGTTACTGAGTTAGACAAAAATTACTACAGAGTTTTAGTCGGTCCTTTTAATACATTTACCGAAGCAAAAAAAGTAAGATTTAAGTTTAACAAATATTAATTCATTCTACCAATTCGATTTCCTCAATGAACCACAAGAAAATTTTGAGTTTGATTGAAAATGGTGAATCTCTTACCGTTGAGTTTAAGCAAAGATTTTCTGATTACAATAAAATAGCGAAAGAATTTATAGCTTTTGCAAATACAAAAGGCGGAATAATTTTATTTGGAATTGATGATGACGGTTCGGTGTATGGCGTTGACAGCGAAAAAAGTGAATACGAATTAATTAAAGAAACGTTTGAAAATTATTGCGAACCAAAAATTGATTATGAAATAAGTTATCACAGTTTGGAAAACAAAGAAATTGTTTGTGTAGAAATTTCTGAATCGAAAAATAAACCTCACAGAATTCAAGATTATAAAACAAATTTAGATTTAAAATCAGCACAAGTTTATATTCGTATTAATGATAAGAGTGTTCCAGCAAGTAAAGAAATGATGAAAATTTTGCAAAGCCGAAGCAGCGAACAAATATTAAAAAATTATTCAATTGGAAAAAATGAAAAAATTGTTTTTGAATATTTGGGTGAAAATGATTCTATAACTGCAAAAAAATTAAGTTCAATTGCAAATATTTCATCTAGAAGAGCATCGCGTACACTAATAAATTTAGTGAGAACAGATATTCTTGCAATTCATACAAAAGATGATGGAGAAGATTATTTTTCTAATCTTACATAGAATCAAAAATTTTTCTCAATTCAAAAATTGCAATTCCGTAAGCAACTGCAACATTTAAAGATTGTTTAATACCATATTGCGGAATTTCAATCGAAATATCACAAAGATCAATCAGCTCTTGGTTAACACCACTTATTTCATTCCCAACAATTAGGCATAATGGTAAATTATTTTTTTGTAAATCAGAATAAGAAATATTATTGTTTGTTTGTTCAAGCGCACAAATTGTGTAACCTTTCGATTTATATTCATGAATTACGGATTTTGCATCTTCCGAAAATTCCCAAGTAACACTTTCTTGTGAGCCCAATGCAGTTTTTAAAACGTCTTTATTAGGTGGATGTGGAGTATAACCACATAAATAAAGTTTTTCAATCATTGCACCATCTGAAGTTCTAAAAATAGATCCAACATTATAACTGCTCCTAATTGAATTTAATATTACTACAACCGGTAACTTTTTTACTGAATCAATATTTCCTAATGTTGCACGATTTACAGAAATTTCAGAATGTGTAAGTTTTTTCATAAATACAATATTTAATAACTTTTTTACTTTTGATTTTCGTTTATTGCAAGTTGACCGCAAGCTGCAGCAATATCATCGCCTTGAGTGTTTCTCAACATTACAAAAATATCTTTACTCATTAATTTTTCTGCAAATTCTTTAACTTGGTCCAACGGAGTTGGTTCTAATTTTGCAGAAAATCCGTCTTTTGCAATATGAGAAATACTGTTGAAAGGAATTATATTTACCTTTGATGGAAGTTGACTGCACAATTTTCTTAATGCATCCAAATCTTCTTTTCTGTCATTTATTCCCTTAAGCATTGTATATTCAAACATAATTTTTGTTTTGGTTTGCTTGGCATAATACTTTAATGCCTCAACATTTTCTTGAAGATTATACTTTAAATTTATCGGCATAATCTGATTTCGAATTTCATCAAAACAAGAATGAAGCGATAAAGCAAGTTTTACTCTCAATCCAGTATCTGCTAACTCCCTAATTTTATTGGGAATTCCCGCAGTAGAAACTGTAATTCGAGTTCTACCAATTTTATTTCCTAAATCTTGAAGCAATATTTTTAAAACTTTTTCAGTTGCAGAATAATTTAAAAGCGGTTCGCCCATTCCCATAAAAACAATATTAGTTACTTCATATGGTAGAATATGTTTTGATGTCAGCAAATATTGATCTAAAATTTCACCGATACTTAAATTTCTTGTATATCCCATAACACCGGTTGCACAAAATTTGCAATCAAGCGGACAACCGACTTGGGTTGAAATACAGAGTGTGCGTCTGTCTTTCTCCGGAATTATAACAGATTCAATTTTTTTTCCATCATTAGTTTCAAACAAATATTTTACAGTATCTGTAGATGAAGAAGATTTTTTTTGTGATAATTTTAATGAATTTAGATTTGTTTCTTCTTTTAATTTGTTTCGTAGTAAAATTGGAATGTTTGTCATTTCATCAAAATCATTTGCATAATTTTGGTAAATCCAATTAAAAATTTGTTTCCCTCTAAAAGCAGAATCACCTAAATCTTTAGTAAATTGTTGAATCTCGGAAAGATTGAAATTTTTTATATCAATTAATTTTGGTTGTGTTTTCATACATGCAAATATAAGCAAGTGATGATAATAATCTTATCCTAAACATCTAAAATTAAAAGAAAAATATTTATTTGAAATTTCGAAATACATTGTTAGTTTGAAGTTATTAAAGATGCTTTAATCCTATATTTTAAAATAATTAGGAGTTAAAAATGAATTTTGATTTCACGGAAGAACAACTAATGATTCAGCAAACTGCAAGGGAATTTACCCAAGCAGAAATTGCCCCAACAGCAATTGAGCGGGATAAAGAAGCAAAATTTCCGACAGAAATTGTAAAAAAGCTTGGGGAGCTTGGTTTCATGGGAATGATGATTGATCCCGAATTTGACGGTGCCGGAATGGATACTGTTTCATATGTTTTAGCAATGATTGAAATTGCCAAAGTAGATGCTTCAGTTGCTGTGATTATGTCTGTTAATAATTCTTTAGTTACAACCGGTTTACAAAAATGGGGATCGGATTATATTAAAGAAACGTTTCTTAAACCATTGGCAAAAGGTGAAAAATTAGGTGCTTTTGCTTTATCTGAACCGGAAGCCGGAAGTGACGCAACTCATCAGCAAACTTATGCAAATAAAGATGGAGATTTTTGGATTTTAAACGGAACAAAAAATTGGATAACAAACGGACAAAATGCAGATTATTTTATTGTAATGGCTCAAACAGATAAAGAGAAACGTCACAAAGGTATTACGGCATTTATGGTGGAAAAAGGAATTGAAGGTTTTACCCACGGTGTGAAAGAAGATAAATTAGGAATCAGAAGTTCTGATACTTGTACTTTAAATTTTACTAATTGTAAAATTCCTGAGGAAAATATTATTGGAGAGGTCGGGAAAGGTTTTAATTTTGCAATGGATACATTAAATGGTGGACGTTACGGAA
The nucleotide sequence above comes from Ignavibacteriota bacterium. Encoded proteins:
- a CDS encoding ATP-binding protein, coding for MNHKKILSLIENGESLTVEFKQRFSDYNKIAKEFIAFANTKGGIILFGIDDDGSVYGVDSEKSEYELIKETFENYCEPKIDYEISYHSLENKEIVCVEISESKNKPHRIQDYKTNLDLKSAQVYIRINDKSVPASKEMMKILQSRSSEQILKNYSIGKNEKIVFEYLGENDSITAKKLSSIANISSRRASRTLINLVRTDILAIHTKDDGEDYFSNLT
- a CDS encoding RNA methyltransferase yields the protein MKKLTHSEISVNRATLGNIDSVKKLPVVVILNSIRSSYNVGSIFRTSDGAMIEKLYLCGYTPHPPNKDVLKTALGSQESVTWEFSEDAKSVIHEYKSKGYTICALEQTNNNISYSDLQKNNLPLCLIVGNEISGVNQELIDLCDISIEIPQYGIKQSLNVAVAYGIAIFELRKIFDSM
- the rlmN gene encoding 23S rRNA (adenine(2503)-C(2))-methyltransferase RlmN: MKTQPKLIDIKNFNLSEIQQFTKDLGDSAFRGKQIFNWIYQNYANDFDEMTNIPILLRNKLKEETNLNSLKLSQKKSSSSTDTVKYLFETNDGKKIESVIIPEKDRRTLCISTQVGCPLDCKFCATGVMGYTRNLSIGEILDQYLLTSKHILPYEVTNIVFMGMGEPLLNYSATEKVLKILLQDLGNKIGRTRITVSTAGIPNKIRELADTGLRVKLALSLHSCFDEIRNQIMPINLKYNLQENVEALKYYAKQTKTKIMFEYTMLKGINDRKEDLDALRKLCSQLPSKVNIIPFNSISHIAKDGFSAKLEPTPLDQVKEFAEKLMSKDIFVMLRNTQGDDIAAACGQLAINENQK
- a CDS encoding acyl-CoA dehydrogenase; its protein translation is MNFDFTEEQLMIQQTAREFTQAEIAPTAIERDKEAKFPTEIVKKLGELGFMGMMIDPEFDGAGMDTVSYVLAMIEIAKVDASVAVIMSVNNSLVTTGLQKWGSDYIKETFLKPLAKGEKLGAFALSEPEAGSDATHQQTYANKDGDFWILNGTKNWITNGQNADYFIVMAQTDKEKRHKGITAFMVEKGIEGFTHGVKEDKLGIRSSDTCTLNFTNCKIPEENIIGEVGKGFNFAMDTLNGGRYGIAAQAVGIAEGAFETAFKYANERKAFGTEIFNHQAIQFKLSEMATDLEAAKLLTLQAAALRDEKKPYIKQASMAKLFASKVAVQNSLEAIQIHGGYGYVREYHVERFLRDAKITEIYEGTSEIQKIVIARELQKKYYYKKF